The Scyliorhinus canicula chromosome 20, sScyCan1.1, whole genome shotgun sequence genome has a window encoding:
- the LOC119954776 gene encoding ras-related protein Rab-19-like: VKVQVWDTAGQERFRTITQSYYRSAHGAMIAYDITNLSSFNSVPHWINEIQRYGAANVVQMLIGNKADLKERREVPFEEACNVTEKFGLLAALETSAKEAQNVDEAFMLMTRELLARNGLHLSSESSQSTLHLDSRPVNATLRTESRSCSCSPH; this comes from the exons GTGAAGGTACAGGTGTGGGATACGGCTGGCCAGGAGCGATTTCGGACCATCACACAGAGTTACTATCGCAGTGCCCATGGAGCAATGATCGCTTATGATATCACCAATCTATCGTCCTTCAACTCTGTACCTCACTGGATCAATGAGATTCAGCGATATGGAGCTGCTAATGTGGTCCAGATGTTGATTG GGAACAAAGCTGACCTGAAGGAAAGGCGCGAGGTTCCATTCGAGGAAGCTTGCAATGTAACAGAGAAGTTTGGGCTATTGGCCGCGCTGGAGACATCAGCCAAAGAGGCACAGAACGTTGACGAGGCTTTTATGCTCATGACTCGAGAGCTGTTGGCAAGGAATGGCCTGCACTTGTCTAGTGAGAGCTCTCAGAGTACCCTCCACCTGGACTCACGCCCAGTCAATGCCACACTGAGAACTGAGAGCAGATCCTGCTCCTGTTCACCACATTGA